Below is a window of Nicotiana tabacum cultivar K326 chromosome 19, ASM71507v2, whole genome shotgun sequence DNA.
GAGGAGGTAACTTTTAAGTTGATGGGATTTTGGAATTTGCTCAAGCAGACGTTTACTTTGAAGTACTTGGAATCACAGTAAAAATGACAGTGCTAGCAACTTAGCAAGTAATGTGAATGGCTAGATATAAGGCGAAATTGTTGCATGGTCATTTCATGTGTGAAATTTTCAATTGAGCGATAAGAAAAATGCTCTACAGAATGCTTAGTAGGTAGTAAAGAACTAAATGCCACCGGATACTCAATTACTATGATGATTTGGTATATCCTCGCATATTACTAGATAAAAACACAATGGTTACTGTAGAAGGGTTGTCAAAGGCATACCTGTAGAATGGTCAGTTGCAGACTGCTGCAGTGCAACTTCTAGAAGACGAATAGCCTCCATTACGTCTCTTTTCTCAACCTACAGGCAAAAGTGGCAATAGCATCTTAACTGAGGCAAATTCCAAAGACAAAGACTCGAACACTTGGAAAGCTATACCAACCCGTTCTGAAAAACGAATCCGGGCGAGACCTTCACTAAGGCGTATTAAGCTCTCTAATTGCCTTGGTGTGGCTGTAATAACCTGAAAAGTGTAATATATCAGATACCAGGGAATGCACTAAGTTATGGTGGATATTTGAGGAATGCAATACAATAATCTGCATCAGTAGCTTTAAGAAGCAAAATATGAGAATGAAACTTAAAGATTGATCAATTGAAAAATCTGACCTTTTTACTACTGCCAGGGAAATTCCCTCTTCTTCTCATCTCCACATACCCTCTAGTCAATTCTTCAGCTGCTTCGTCAGATAATTGTGGATGTATATATTTTCGAGCATAGCTCAAGTATGCAGTTAATGTTGGAAGGTCAATCACTCCTTGCTCTGAGTTCTGCAAAAGATGgaaaattaattaattagctGAATACACCTTGCCAAGCGACAGATATTGGAAAGTTTACGAAGATAAAATCAACAAACCTCTGGATTTTCAAAGTGTAATGCAACTATGTGTTTTGCAAGGCGCCTGTCCATCTGCTCCTCAGCCTTGTCTAGAattaaatatatcaaatcaaatcTGAAAGAAGAGAACAATTGTCAGAGAAGGATCCAATTTAAGAACCAACGGACTACTAGAGAAATGTGGCAGATAGGCAATTCCGAGATATAGATTAATTTCCAATAGCACTATGCTAAAGAAAATGATAAATCAAATTAGCCTCCAGCAGTTTTTGCAAAATTATACCGTGACAGCAGGGTAGGTGGAAGGTGTATATTATCAATGACAGACAGACGGGGATTGTAACGAGAGCCACTTGGATTTGCGCAAGCTAATACTGAAGTCCTAGCATTAAGCGAAGCAATAATTCCAGCCTTTGCAATTGAAACAGTTTGTTGCTCCATGACCTAAGGAGAAATAAAgggagaaaaggaagaagaatcaTTGAACTCGTATTTGCTTTAAAATATAGGAAGTAGGAGGTAAGAGTCTTACCTCATGTAACATGCTCCTTGCACTGTCAGACATTTTGTCAAACTCATCGATACAGCAGATCCCCCTGTCACTCAGAACCAGGGCCCCACTCTCGAGGACCTGTAAAGTAAATTGTCAAGTCAAATTTTCATAGAACCATTGATGTTACCAAGTCAATTAAAACAGCAGTAATAGACATCATACAGTTTCACCAGTCTCAGGATCTTTGGCTACATAAGCAGTCAACCCCACAGCAGAACTTCCTCGTCCACTGGTATATATACCACGGGGAGACAGTTTGTGAATATACTGAAGCAGCTGCGATTTGCTGGTCCCCGGATCACCAACAAGAAGAATGTTGATATCACCTCGGAAGCTTGCTCCAGATGGCAACGTCAAAGCATTCCCCCCAAAGAGCTACACGGAAACCACTTAACTATCAGTACAACACAAACTATGTCCCAGACTTTCAGATAAATCTTTTGGATGAATCAAGTTTACTATGTTAATCAAAAAGAACGAAACAGTAAAGAGCACAAAGAGGAAACTATCATGGTACCTGGCAAAGAAGACCTTTCTTTACATCATCCAACTCCCAGATGTTTGGCGCCAAGGACCTAGTCAACCTTTCATAGATATCAGGCTGTTTAGATAGTTCTTTCAATTTCTCCACCTGTTATTCAAAACAACCATTCATAAAATAAGACTGGACCATTCTTATCCTCCCAGAAGAAGGTTAGATTAGAGTAACCTTTTCTTCATAGCCAAGAGAGTCATCATTTCCAACAACTCCATTTTCAATTTCCATCGGATCCTCTGCATTCATTCTTGACTTGTCAGTCTTCTTAAGATGAAGACAATCAATGTAAGTCTGGAATCAAAATATACCCAATCAGTTTCTGAATATTGTATTGCTAGTCTAATTTGAACATATGATGGGTTTTAAAATTGGTGAACTCCTAAATCATCAGAGCAGCCAAAACAATCACAAGATACAGAAAGAGAGTTGCCTTGAACAATGATTTTACTGTCCTCTGTGTTGACCCAATTCTGACACTCATAGCCCTATAAATTCCAGTGACCTGACCAATAAGCGAATTACCACTGGGCTATAAGGAACTGGAAGTTGAATTAGCATAAAAATTCAACGAGAAACAACATATAATATGAAAAATCTTACTTCAACTCTGTCTCCTGGCTTCCCAGCATCCACCAGCTTGTCATGCATCAACAAGCTTACTGTGTGAGGTGTTCCTCCCTCGGGAATCTCATCTGGTGTTTCTTGAACTCTCACGATTTGTTTATCAGCAAACCTGTGCCAGGGGAACGGTTTAGATAAAATTGAAGTAAATTGAGTCTTTGAAAAAGCACattttgaaaagaa
It encodes the following:
- the LOC107799705 gene encoding DNA replication licensing factor MCM4; amino-acid sequence: MASDSSPVNTHGGPSTPDDSTSSPIGNTYSSPGDNTRRKRGRRSSATSTPVAPSNRRFTTPDATPTPSSTNSRRGRRRASSTTPSGAAAATPSYASDVPPSSEGGEGDDADEAPPMYVWGTNISVQDVNAAILRFLRNFREDPSQTEGKYMRAIHHVIEMEGDSLDVDAHDVFDYDNDLYTKMVRFPLEVLAIFDIVLMDMVSRINPLFEKHIQARIFNLKSSTSMRNLNPSDIEKMVSLKGMVIRCSAIIPEIREAIFRCLVCGYYSDPIVVDRGRINEPTICGKQECLARNSMTLVHNRCRFADKQIVRVQETPDEIPEGGTPHTVSLLMHDKLVDAGKPGDRVEVTGIYRAMSVRIGSTQRTVKSLFKTYIDCLHLKKTDKSRMNAEDPMEIENGVVGNDDSLGYEEKVEKLKELSKQPDIYERLTRSLAPNIWELDDVKKGLLCQLFGGNALTLPSGASFRGDINILLVGDPGTSKSQLLQYIHKLSPRGIYTSGRGSSAVGLTAYVAKDPETGETVLESGALVLSDRGICCIDEFDKMSDSARSMLHEVMEQQTVSIAKAGIIASLNARTSVLACANPSGSRYNPRLSVIDNIHLPPTLLSRFDLIYLILDKAEEQMDRRLAKHIVALHFENPENSEQGVIDLPTLTAYLSYARKYIHPQLSDEAAEELTRGYVEMRRRGNFPGSSKKVITATPRQLESLIRLSEGLARIRFSERVEKRDVMEAIRLLEVALQQSATDHSTGTIDMDLITTGVSASERMRRENFVSTTRNIIMEKLQLGGPSTRMLELLEELKRQSSGGEVHLADLRNALATLASEGLVSVHGDAVKRI